From the genome of Leptolyngbya iicbica LK, one region includes:
- the crtR gene encoding beta-carotene hydroxylase has translation MSVAGLPLTIPKTVPSSYLKADGGLSPNLLMLLASVALITTSTLGYFLWGWFGWCVFLMNVLALHLAGTVIHDASHNAAHRNRAVNAVLGHGSALILGFSFPVFTRVHLQHHAHVNDPENDPDHFVSTGGPLWLIAARFFYHEIYFFQRRLWRKWEMLEWFLGRLAVGLLVFAAVQFDFLGYIFNYWFSPALVVGIALGLFFDYLPHRPFEERDRWKNARVYPSGILNLLIMGQNYHLIHHLWPSIPWYRYKPTYEVMKPLLDAKGSPQCLGILNGTKDLFGFLYDLVLGIRFHSHKPTQESDSETTG, from the coding sequence ATGTCGGTGGCCGGTCTGCCCCTGACAATTCCCAAAACCGTACCCTCTAGCTACCTCAAGGCAGACGGTGGTTTGAGTCCTAACCTCCTGATGTTGCTAGCCTCGGTGGCGCTCATTACGACATCAACACTAGGGTATTTCCTTTGGGGATGGTTCGGCTGGTGCGTGTTTTTGATGAATGTGTTGGCATTACACTTGGCGGGCACCGTCATCCATGATGCTTCACACAACGCCGCACATCGTAACCGGGCGGTCAATGCGGTATTGGGCCACGGCAGTGCATTAATTCTCGGGTTCTCCTTTCCCGTCTTTACCCGAGTGCATTTGCAGCATCACGCCCACGTCAACGATCCTGAGAACGACCCCGATCACTTCGTTTCTACCGGGGGACCTCTATGGCTGATTGCTGCCCGCTTCTTCTATCACGAGATTTATTTCTTTCAGCGTCGTCTCTGGCGTAAGTGGGAAATGCTGGAATGGTTCCTCGGTCGCTTAGCTGTGGGACTGCTGGTGTTTGCTGCCGTGCAGTTTGACTTTCTGGGCTACATTTTCAACTATTGGTTTTCGCCAGCATTAGTCGTGGGCATTGCACTCGGGCTGTTTTTTGATTATTTGCCCCATCGCCCGTTTGAAGAGCGCGATCGCTGGAAAAATGCCCGCGTCTACCCCAGTGGCATTTTGAACCTGCTGATCATGGGCCAGAACTATCACTTAATTCATCACCTGTGGCCGTCGATTCCTTGGTATCGCTATAAGCCGACCTATGAAGTGATGAAGCCCCTGCTGGATGCCAAAGGATCGCCTCAATGCCTGGGCATTCTCAACGGCACGAAAGATCTGTTTGGCTTTCTGTATGACCTGGTGCTGGGCATCCGTTTCCATTCCCACAAGCCGACCCAAGAGTCTGACTCTGAAACGACTGGGTGA
- a CDS encoding DUF2301 domain-containing membrane protein, translating into MTAELMALRMTAKIKSPAEPAVYEGQFGPFTIDASDRQEVIQYRAGLAIAASSFALGTAGILWRGDVDWVVQGISALYTVFWLALGYSLLKIHIYLRPLHRLLQAFWLIGGVASLAIAHFSPEPFAQTVFDYPATIWGIGFTFAALTGIYFKEAFCFNRIETKVMTPLVPLLLLGHLFQFLSPEWEALLLAIWAANFVLFALRKSVQPCPDDIGDKSVFAYLEQQRQQPTTSAS; encoded by the coding sequence GTGACTGCTGAGTTGATGGCACTGCGCATGACGGCGAAGATTAAATCCCCTGCAGAACCTGCAGTTTACGAAGGGCAGTTTGGCCCCTTCACCATTGATGCGAGCGATCGCCAAGAAGTCATCCAATATCGCGCTGGCCTTGCGATCGCAGCGAGCAGCTTTGCCTTAGGCACGGCAGGTATTCTCTGGCGCGGCGATGTGGACTGGGTGGTGCAAGGTATTAGCGCACTCTACACCGTATTTTGGTTGGCCTTAGGCTATAGCCTGCTCAAAATTCATATCTACTTGCGGCCCTTGCATCGACTGCTGCAAGCGTTTTGGCTCATTGGTGGAGTGGCATCGTTGGCGATCGCTCACTTTTCTCCAGAGCCGTTTGCTCAAACCGTGTTCGACTATCCCGCTACGATTTGGGGCATTGGCTTTACCTTTGCCGCCCTGACCGGCATTTACTTTAAGGAAGCGTTCTGCTTTAACCGCATTGAGACCAAAGTGATGACGCCCCTCGTCCCGTTGTTACTGCTCGGGCACCTCTTCCAATTCCTATCACCAGAGTGGGAAGCGCTGCTATTAGCAATTTGGGCCGCTAACTTCGTGTTGTTTGCCTTGCGGAAATCAGTGCAACCTTGCCCCGATGATATTGGTGACAAAAGCGTCTTTGCTTATTTAGAACAGCAGCGCCAACAGCCGACCACCAGCGCTTCTTAG
- the dprA gene encoding DNA-processing protein DprA, which produces MILSPRLSRSLDAQGSHIGHPNRRVETNIGSIVLSQESILWFAWSQIPGLGPILQKRLAQHFGSLTVAWETTPDELLAVEGIGLKLAWAIAEHRPQIALESLRPPTDHFITPADAAYPELLYEIPDPPPILYYQGDLALLAACQHRPGVGIVGTRSPSDYGKRWTRRLTKTLCRAGFLVISGLADGIDRIAHESCLEAQGETIAVLGTGVDVVYPYRNRDLYREIGTSGLLLSEYPPGTQPEKVHFPRRNRIIAGLSRATLVTEAPRKSGALITAKLANDYGRDVFALPGSLDNVRGHGCLDILSQGAQMILREDTLVQALGAIPVEPPIPTPAPAPPPDLSPLLSAVFQAVTPESRSLDAIVQQVHDLSTGDILSALMQLELMGLISSIPGTQQYQLSTES; this is translated from the coding sequence GTGATTTTGTCCCCTCGCCTGTCGCGATCGCTTGATGCTCAGGGCTCCCATATCGGGCATCCTAACCGTAGGGTTGAGACCAACATCGGGAGCATCGTCTTGTCGCAGGAAAGCATATTGTGGTTTGCCTGGAGCCAGATTCCAGGGCTGGGGCCAATTTTGCAAAAACGCCTGGCACAGCACTTCGGTTCTTTGACGGTCGCGTGGGAGACGACTCCAGACGAGCTCTTGGCCGTGGAAGGTATTGGCCTCAAGCTCGCGTGGGCGATCGCCGAACACCGCCCCCAAATTGCGCTGGAGTCTCTGCGTCCCCCGACCGACCACTTCATCACCCCGGCTGACGCCGCCTATCCCGAGTTGCTGTACGAAATTCCGGATCCGCCCCCGATCCTTTACTACCAGGGAGATTTGGCCTTATTAGCAGCCTGTCAGCACCGTCCGGGGGTGGGCATCGTCGGCACTCGCAGCCCCTCAGACTATGGCAAACGGTGGACTCGTCGCCTCACCAAAACCCTGTGCCGAGCTGGCTTTCTGGTGATCTCGGGGCTAGCAGACGGCATTGACCGCATCGCCCATGAAAGCTGCCTGGAAGCCCAGGGCGAAACCATTGCCGTTTTGGGCACGGGCGTTGATGTGGTTTATCCTTACCGCAATCGCGACCTTTATCGCGAGATCGGTACATCAGGGCTGCTCCTGAGTGAATATCCCCCTGGTACACAACCCGAAAAAGTCCACTTTCCTCGTCGCAATCGCATCATTGCCGGGCTCAGTCGCGCCACCCTGGTCACGGAAGCGCCGCGCAAATCAGGCGCACTCATCACCGCTAAATTAGCCAACGATTATGGTCGTGATGTGTTTGCGCTCCCAGGCTCGCTGGATAATGTGCGCGGTCACGGCTGTTTGGATATTCTCAGTCAAGGGGCGCAGATGATTTTACGCGAAGACACCTTAGTGCAAGCCCTGGGAGCCATTCCGGTTGAGCCGCCGATACCAACCCCTGCGCCCGCGCCTCCCCCTGATTTGTCACCGCTGTTGTCAGCCGTCTTCCAAGCTGTCACTCCCGAGTCGCGATCTCTGGATGCGATTGTTCAGCAGGTGCATGACCTGTCCACCGGCGATATTCTCAGTGCCCTGATGCAGTTAGAACTCATGGGGCTGATCAGCAGCATTCCTGGCACGCAACAATATCAACTCAGTACGGAGTCATAA
- a CDS encoding glycerol acyltransferase: MTQTVHYAQPPLDFLPPKFDPKILWLMQTVLPVWMRWKSSVKTLNIQGADVLIDLFQQFAAQEARFLIAFRHPSPDDAYCLMNLLWNQLPKISRELGKPLPQTPHVHFIYDRGIPLWAGDWIGNLYSRLGGTSIQRGKVDRQGLKSARHLFANGQFPMAAAPEGANNGHSEIVSPFEPGISQMGFWCVDDLHKAQRSEAVFIVPLGIQYFYQDAPWQPLADLLAQLEREVGITPPAATLPTAPEAIAPALYPRLVQLGWRLLEMMESYYSDFFEASFMPAETSINQSANELAERLNRLLNAALQTAESFFRIPAQGSVIDRCRKIEQAGWDWIYREDLRPDKILSPVERGLADRIAEEATLRMWHMRLVESFVAVTGEYVQAKPSVERFAETLLLLRDTIARIKGENPFPRPTLGEQIAYLAVGAPLSVSDRWPTYKSNRRQAIADLTTDLQTAVQALITAEKPPTP; this comes from the coding sequence ATGACTCAGACCGTTCACTACGCCCAGCCACCGCTAGATTTTTTACCGCCCAAGTTTGATCCCAAGATCCTGTGGCTGATGCAAACTGTGCTGCCAGTTTGGATGCGCTGGAAAAGCAGCGTTAAAACCCTCAACATTCAAGGGGCCGATGTCCTCATTGACCTGTTCCAGCAATTCGCGGCACAAGAGGCGCGATTTCTCATTGCCTTTCGTCACCCCAGCCCTGACGACGCCTACTGCCTGATGAACCTGCTGTGGAATCAGCTGCCCAAAATCAGTCGTGAACTAGGCAAACCGCTGCCCCAAACGCCCCACGTCCATTTCATTTACGATCGCGGCATTCCCCTCTGGGCCGGCGATTGGATCGGGAATCTGTATTCTCGCCTCGGTGGCACCTCCATCCAGCGGGGCAAGGTCGATCGCCAAGGGCTCAAATCCGCACGCCACTTGTTTGCCAACGGCCAATTTCCCATGGCCGCCGCTCCCGAAGGGGCCAATAACGGCCATAGCGAAATTGTCAGCCCCTTTGAGCCGGGGATTTCCCAGATGGGCTTTTGGTGCGTCGATGATTTACACAAGGCCCAGCGCTCGGAAGCCGTCTTTATTGTGCCCCTGGGGATTCAATATTTTTATCAGGATGCCCCCTGGCAACCCCTGGCAGATTTACTCGCCCAACTCGAGCGAGAAGTCGGCATCACGCCCCCAGCAGCGACCTTACCGACTGCCCCTGAAGCGATCGCCCCAGCCCTTTATCCCCGACTGGTGCAACTCGGCTGGCGACTGCTCGAAATGATGGAATCCTACTACAGCGATTTCTTCGAAGCGTCGTTTATGCCGGCGGAAACGAGCATCAATCAGTCGGCCAATGAGCTCGCGGAGCGGTTAAATCGCCTATTAAATGCGGCCTTGCAAACCGCTGAGTCATTTTTCCGGATTCCGGCTCAAGGGTCGGTGATTGATCGCTGCCGCAAAATTGAGCAAGCCGGTTGGGACTGGATTTATCGAGAAGATTTGCGACCTGACAAAATCCTCTCCCCCGTTGAGCGCGGACTCGCCGATCGCATCGCCGAAGAAGCCACCTTACGGATGTGGCATATGCGCCTGGTAGAAAGCTTTGTCGCCGTCACGGGTGAATATGTGCAGGCGAAACCGTCGGTTGAGCGCTTTGCCGAAACGCTATTGTTACTGCGCGACACCATTGCCCGCATCAAAGGCGAAAATCCTTTTCCTCGGCCCACCTTGGGAGAGCAAATTGCGTACCTGGCAGTAGGAGCACCACTGTCGGTGAGCGATCGCTGGCCCACTTACAAAAGCAACCGCCGTCAAGCGATCGCTGATCTCACCACTGATTTACAAACCGCTGTGCAAGCCCTCATCACGGCGGAGAAACCGCCGACGCCGTAA
- a CDS encoding DUF1802 family protein: MTLTNMTWALKEWAVAVDALLSGDLILLIRKGGIREAKPVFEVPSDRVVLFPTYEHQSVAAMRQPWSARVTATGVPQEGDAMLLPGWVEITHQLALQGSDMIERLRPFHIWTDDWLTERLAWKPERPAYVLCLRGYRFTTPLQLVYAKRYGGCRSWVELPETGNLPDSTPVLTTAAYQQRVADLMTAIAPITASAVSPP; the protein is encoded by the coding sequence ATGACGTTGACTAACATGACTTGGGCTCTGAAGGAATGGGCCGTGGCGGTGGACGCCTTGTTATCAGGGGATTTGATTCTCTTGATCCGAAAAGGGGGCATTCGGGAAGCGAAGCCCGTGTTTGAAGTGCCGAGCGATCGCGTTGTGCTGTTTCCCACTTATGAGCATCAGTCTGTGGCGGCGATGCGTCAGCCGTGGTCGGCGCGAGTTACTGCGACTGGGGTGCCCCAAGAGGGTGACGCGATGCTGTTGCCAGGGTGGGTTGAGATTACCCATCAGTTGGCTTTGCAAGGCTCTGACATGATTGAGCGGCTACGACCTTTCCATATTTGGACGGATGACTGGCTGACCGAGCGCTTGGCTTGGAAGCCGGAACGCCCAGCGTATGTTTTGTGCTTGCGGGGGTATCGCTTTACGACCCCGCTCCAACTTGTGTATGCCAAGCGCTATGGTGGCTGTCGCTCTTGGGTCGAGTTGCCAGAGACTGGAAACTTGCCTGACAGTACCCCTGTCTTGACGACAGCGGCCTATCAACAACGAGTAGCTGACCTGATGACGGCGATCGCGCCGATTACGGCGTCGGCGGTTTCTCCGCCGTGA
- a CDS encoding HAD family hydrolase, whose product MKGLNVQCGARRFEGIAAILWDKDGTLADSYGFLQKLAHQRSHSLNQKVPGVYDDLMAAFGCVAGQYDPAGLMAVGTRYENEIAAAAYVAARGHAWADSRQWVQSSFAESDRSVTRKADLTPPLAGIPELLQQAQQMGLVMAVLSGDTTANIQDFLDCYDLAAQIAWSAGSESPPVKPDPQMVWTACEKLRVAPEECLVIGDSALDQQLAHNGKCAGFVSVTWGGSPAIAEAQAVLSEPQALQLLL is encoded by the coding sequence ATGAAGGGGTTGAACGTACAATGCGGGGCTCGCCGATTTGAAGGCATTGCAGCCATTTTGTGGGATAAGGATGGGACGCTGGCAGATTCCTACGGCTTTTTACAGAAGTTGGCACATCAGCGATCGCACTCCCTCAACCAAAAGGTGCCCGGTGTTTACGATGACCTGATGGCGGCCTTTGGTTGTGTTGCTGGGCAGTATGACCCGGCGGGACTCATGGCGGTCGGTACCCGCTATGAAAATGAAATTGCGGCGGCGGCCTATGTGGCAGCCCGTGGCCATGCTTGGGCTGACTCGCGGCAATGGGTACAGTCGAGCTTTGCGGAGAGCGATCGCAGTGTCACTCGCAAAGCTGACCTGACGCCCCCCTTGGCGGGCATTCCTGAACTCTTGCAGCAGGCCCAGCAGATGGGACTCGTGATGGCGGTCTTGTCAGGTGATACGACGGCAAATATTCAAGATTTTCTGGACTGTTATGACCTGGCGGCTCAGATTGCTTGGAGCGCGGGCAGTGAATCCCCGCCAGTTAAACCAGATCCGCAAATGGTGTGGACGGCCTGTGAAAAATTGCGGGTCGCCCCTGAGGAATGTTTAGTGATTGGTGATTCAGCCTTAGATCAGCAGTTAGCTCACAATGGCAAGTGTGCAGGGTTTGTGAGCGTCACCTGGGGCGGTAGTCCGGCGATCGCGGAAGCCCAGGCGGTCTTAAGTGAGCCTCAGGCATTACAACTGTTGCTCTGA
- a CDS encoding 30S ribosomal protein S1, translating to MVNQVEQEKGTDIGFTHDDFAALLDKYDYHFSPGDTVAGTVFSLEPRGALIDIGAKTAAYIPIQEMSINRVESPDEVLQSDETREFFILTDENEDGQLTLSIRRIEYMRAWERVRQLQQEDATVRSEVFATNRGGALVRIEGLRGFIPGSHISTRKPKEDLVAEELPLKFLEVDEERNRLVLSHRRALVERKMNGLEVGEVVLGTVRGLKPYGAFIDIGGVSGLLHISEISHDHIDTPHSVFNVNDEIKVMIIDLDAERGRISLSTKQLEPEPGDMVKNPDLVFDKAEEMAEKYREAMAKKAEEEAAQSGGEDTSDYSDDDFSATED from the coding sequence ATGGTCAATCAGGTAGAGCAGGAAAAGGGTACGGATATTGGGTTCACCCACGACGATTTTGCAGCACTATTAGATAAGTACGACTATCACTTTAGCCCCGGTGATACCGTTGCTGGCACAGTTTTCAGCTTAGAGCCCCGAGGCGCCCTCATTGACATTGGTGCCAAGACTGCCGCCTACATTCCCATCCAGGAAATGTCCATCAACCGTGTGGAAAGCCCGGACGAGGTTTTGCAATCGGATGAAACTCGCGAGTTCTTTATTCTCACTGACGAGAACGAAGATGGTCAGTTGACGCTGTCGATTCGTCGCATCGAGTACATGCGTGCTTGGGAGCGAGTCCGCCAGCTGCAACAGGAAGACGCAACCGTCCGTTCTGAAGTCTTTGCGACCAACCGAGGTGGTGCTCTGGTGCGCATTGAGGGACTCCGTGGGTTTATTCCCGGTTCTCATATCAGCACCCGCAAGCCCAAGGAAGATTTGGTGGCGGAAGAGTTGCCGCTGAAGTTCCTAGAAGTGGATGAAGAACGAAATCGCCTTGTCTTGAGCCATCGTCGTGCTCTGGTAGAGCGTAAGATGAACGGCCTGGAAGTTGGCGAAGTAGTACTCGGCACCGTACGCGGTTTGAAGCCTTATGGTGCGTTTATCGACATCGGCGGCGTCAGCGGCTTGCTACACATCTCCGAAATCTCTCATGATCACATCGATACGCCCCACAGCGTCTTTAATGTGAATGACGAAATCAAAGTCATGATCATTGACCTGGATGCTGAGCGTGGTCGGATCTCACTGTCTACTAAGCAGCTTGAGCCGGAGCCCGGTGACATGGTGAAGAACCCTGACTTGGTCTTCGACAAAGCGGAGGAGATGGCTGAAAAGTATCGTGAAGCGATGGCGAAGAAAGCGGAAGAAGAAGCGGCTCAATCGGGCGGTGAGGATACTAGTGACTATAGTGATGATGATTTCTCCGCTACTGAAGACTAG
- the aroH gene encoding chorismate mutase, whose translation MGWRIQGIRGAITVSQNSAEAIADATHELLDAIESQNRLSPEYLISVTFSVTQDLDALFPAAAARQRPGWDVVPLLDVQHMHVVGSLPRCIRVLMHTQVPVLHEQVSHVYLREARNLRPDLDDRAVSVPSRHD comes from the coding sequence GTGGGTTGGCGAATTCAAGGCATCCGTGGCGCCATCACCGTGTCTCAAAACTCGGCCGAAGCGATCGCCGATGCTACCCATGAGCTGTTAGATGCCATCGAGTCGCAAAATCGTCTCAGCCCTGAATATTTAATTAGCGTCACGTTTTCCGTTACTCAAGATTTAGACGCTTTGTTCCCGGCAGCGGCGGCTCGGCAGCGTCCCGGTTGGGATGTCGTTCCGCTACTAGATGTACAACATATGCATGTCGTGGGTAGCCTGCCGCGCTGCATTCGCGTGTTGATGCACACACAAGTGCCAGTTCTCCACGAACAAGTGTCTCACGTGTATCTGCGAGAAGCCCGAAACTTACGCCCTGATCTCGATGACCGTGCCGTTTCGGTTCCTTCGCGGCATGATTAG
- the sppA gene encoding signal peptide peptidase SppA yields the protein MIWPFKSRAQQSIARIEVSGAIAGTTRKHVLEALEQVIEKKFPAVLLRIDSPGGTVGDSQEIYNALLRLQDKDIPVVASFGNISASGGVYIGMGAKHIVSNPGTITGSIGVILRGNNLERLLDRVGVSFKVIKSGPYKDILAFDRELTDAEQSILQELIDVSYGQFVKTVAQARGLAEEVVRGFADGRIFTGEQALELGVVDRLGTEEDARRWAAELAGLDPDKAPVKKLEAKKTGLQKFLPGRSQSMLAQIFPEASTNLQTVTNWLEFEISTSGLPLWLYRP from the coding sequence ATGATTTGGCCATTTAAATCCCGTGCTCAACAATCGATCGCTCGCATTGAAGTTAGTGGCGCGATCGCTGGCACCACTCGCAAACATGTTTTAGAAGCCCTGGAGCAAGTGATCGAAAAGAAATTTCCCGCGGTGCTACTCAGAATTGATAGTCCTGGGGGAACGGTCGGTGACTCTCAAGAAATTTACAATGCTTTGCTGCGGCTCCAAGACAAGGACATTCCCGTCGTAGCGAGCTTTGGCAATATTTCGGCTTCGGGCGGTGTCTACATCGGTATGGGCGCAAAGCATATCGTTTCTAATCCTGGCACGATTACGGGCAGCATCGGCGTCATCCTCCGTGGCAACAACTTAGAACGGCTGCTTGACCGAGTTGGCGTTTCCTTTAAGGTGATCAAATCTGGTCCGTATAAGGACATTCTCGCTTTTGATCGCGAACTGACCGATGCCGAACAGTCGATTTTGCAGGAGTTGATTGACGTTAGCTACGGTCAGTTTGTTAAAACCGTGGCCCAAGCGCGGGGCCTCGCAGAAGAGGTGGTGCGGGGGTTTGCTGATGGCCGCATCTTTACGGGAGAACAAGCGCTGGAACTGGGCGTCGTCGATCGTCTCGGCACGGAAGAAGATGCCCGCCGCTGGGCCGCTGAACTGGCAGGTTTAGACCCTGACAAGGCCCCCGTCAAAAAGCTCGAAGCCAAAAAGACCGGACTGCAAAAGTTCTTGCCGGGGCGCAGTCAGTCAATGTTGGCGCAAATCTTTCCCGAAGCTTCAACCAATTTGCAGACGGTCACCAATTGGCTAGAGTTTGAAATCTCGACCTCGGGTTTACCGTTGTGGCTTTATCGTCCCTGA
- a CDS encoding DMT family transporter: MALTPSTPKPLWRLPIIISPFFLWGTAMVAMKGVIPDTAPFFLATMRLLPAGGLVLIAAMIMGRSFEVSWRGWFWIAFFGLVDGTLFQGFLAQGLVRTGAGLGSVMIDSQPLAVALMARWLFQEQVGALGWLGLAIGLAGITLLGLPDEWVISFFQGHFTLSEVPADGLMLLQLLFDQGEWLMLMAALSMAVGTILIRYVAQEADPVVATGWHMMLGGLPLAALSLIGEPQPWAGISLTGWGAIAYSTIFGSAIAYGVFFFLASRGNLTSLSALTFLTPVFALLFGNLFLGEVLSPLQTLGVSFTIVSIYLINQRETLTQWVLSKWQLLHEPPVESKS, translated from the coding sequence ATGGCCCTAACCCCATCCACCCCTAAGCCCCTTTGGCGGCTACCCATCATCATTTCGCCCTTTTTTCTATGGGGCACCGCGATGGTCGCCATGAAAGGGGTCATTCCCGACACAGCGCCCTTCTTTTTAGCCACGATGCGACTGTTGCCAGCGGGGGGGCTAGTGCTCATCGCAGCGATGATTATGGGCCGCAGCTTTGAGGTTAGCTGGCGCGGCTGGTTTTGGATTGCTTTTTTTGGCCTGGTGGATGGCACCCTGTTTCAGGGATTTTTAGCCCAAGGGCTCGTGCGGACTGGCGCTGGTTTAGGGTCCGTCATGATTGATTCGCAGCCCTTGGCAGTCGCGTTAATGGCGCGGTGGCTATTTCAAGAGCAGGTGGGCGCTTTAGGCTGGCTGGGGCTGGCAATCGGATTGGCTGGCATCACCTTGCTCGGCCTACCGGATGAATGGGTCATTAGTTTTTTTCAAGGTCACTTCACGCTGTCTGAGGTGCCCGCTGATGGCCTCATGCTGCTGCAGTTGCTGTTCGACCAAGGCGAATGGCTGATGCTGATGGCCGCGCTGTCGATGGCGGTGGGCACCATTTTGATTCGCTACGTTGCGCAAGAGGCTGACCCAGTGGTGGCGACGGGGTGGCACATGATGCTGGGGGGCCTGCCGCTCGCAGCCCTCTCGCTCATCGGTGAGCCCCAACCTTGGGCGGGCATTAGTCTCACGGGTTGGGGGGCGATCGCCTATTCCACAATTTTTGGCAGCGCGATCGCTTACGGCGTGTTTTTCTTTCTGGCCTCTCGCGGCAATCTGACGAGTCTGAGTGCCCTCACCTTCCTGACGCCAGTCTTTGCCCTGTTGTTTGGCAATTTATTTTTGGGCGAAGTGTTGAGTCCGCTTCAGACCTTAGGAGTCTCATTCACTATCGTGAGTATTTATTTGATTAACCAGCGCGAAACCTTGACCCAGTGGGTGCTGAGTAAGTGGCAACTGTTGCATGAGCCACCGGTTGAATCCAAAAGTTAA
- a CDS encoding S41 family peptidase produces the protein MAVTKGAIATSLLTAVSTVASPFQAIAEAAELAENSPKAVLDEAWQLVYQEYVDSTFNQTDWLAARQRLLDRDYTSTEAAYDALRDELRRLNDPYTRFLDPREYAEISDQTAGEVSGVGLQVQRDAQTRSIVVTTVLENSPAAARGLRVGDRILLVDGQSVERLTANGVAQLLRGTENSQVTVTYSRNGSDPQSVILTRARLELPTVAHDLKQIDGYRIGYIRLDEFNGHATEQMVEAIETLSDQDAEAFILDLRGNPGGLLSASIEISRLWLQRGPIVRTLDRNGEPSEINANRSALTDLPMAVLVNSRSASSSEILTGALQDNDRATIVGTTTYGKALVQSLYGLSDGSGLAVTIAHYYTPNGTDISHKGITPDIEVELSNSEERDLFRDLTRLASEQDTQFIQAVESLAPTIQSHRAMPATPTQLGRSPDE, from the coding sequence ATGGCTGTTACTAAAGGCGCGATCGCCACGTCGCTACTGACAGCTGTCTCCACTGTGGCAAGCCCTTTTCAAGCGATCGCTGAGGCCGCAGAGTTAGCCGAAAACAGTCCCAAAGCAGTACTGGATGAAGCCTGGCAGCTGGTTTATCAGGAATATGTTGACTCCACCTTTAATCAAACGGATTGGTTGGCCGCTCGGCAACGATTATTAGATCGCGATTACACATCGACTGAAGCGGCCTATGATGCCTTGCGAGACGAGTTGCGCCGTCTCAACGATCCCTACACGCGATTCTTAGATCCTCGCGAGTATGCCGAAATTTCAGATCAGACAGCTGGCGAGGTTTCAGGTGTCGGCTTACAGGTGCAACGCGATGCTCAGACCCGCAGCATTGTCGTCACTACAGTTCTGGAAAATTCGCCAGCCGCGGCACGGGGGTTGCGCGTCGGCGATCGCATTTTGCTGGTCGATGGGCAATCAGTCGAACGGCTCACTGCTAACGGCGTGGCCCAACTGCTGCGCGGCACCGAAAACTCTCAAGTCACGGTGACCTATTCCCGCAACGGGAGCGATCCCCAATCGGTCATTTTGACGCGAGCCCGGTTAGAACTGCCGACGGTGGCCCATGACCTCAAGCAAATCGATGGTTATCGCATTGGCTACATTCGCTTAGATGAGTTCAATGGCCACGCGACTGAGCAAATGGTCGAAGCGATCGAAACTTTGTCGGACCAGGATGCAGAGGCATTCATTTTAGACTTGCGCGGCAATCCGGGAGGGCTGCTCTCAGCCAGCATTGAAATTAGCCGTCTGTGGCTGCAGCGTGGCCCCATTGTCCGCACCCTTGATCGCAACGGCGAACCGTCCGAAATTAACGCCAATCGTTCTGCATTGACTGATTTGCCGATGGCCGTGTTGGTCAACAGTCGCTCCGCCAGCTCAAGCGAAATTTTGACGGGAGCCTTGCAAGACAATGATCGGGCCACTATTGTCGGCACGACGACCTACGGTAAGGCGCTAGTGCAGTCACTGTATGGACTCTCCGATGGCTCGGGGCTGGCGGTGACGATCGCTCACTATTACACCCCCAACGGCACTGACATTAGCCACAAGGGCATCACGCCTGATATTGAAGTCGAATTGAGTAATAGCGAAGAGCGTGATCTGTTTCGCGATCTGACTCGCTTGGCTTCAGAACAGGATACCCAGTTTATTCAAGCGGTCGAGTCCCTGGCACCGACGATCCAAAGTCATCGCGCCATGCCAGCAACGCCGACCCAGTTAGGGCGATCGCCGGACGAGTAA